Proteins found in one Bacteroidota bacterium genomic segment:
- a CDS encoding cobalamin B12-binding domain-containing protein, whose translation MERKIRVIVAKAGLDGHDRGAKVIAAALRDAGMEVIYTGLRKTPEMIVEAALQEDVDAIGVSILSGAHMTIFPRIKKLFMEKSVENVLIFGGGIIPEQDIQELNKIGVGKLFTPGASTVEIVNYVREWVLKNRE comes from the coding sequence CGAGTTATAGTTGCGAAAGCAGGTTTAGATGGACACGACCGCGGAGCTAAAGTAATTGCTGCCGCTTTGCGCGATGCCGGTATGGAAGTAATATACACCGGTTTGCGTAAAACTCCCGAAATGATTGTCGAAGCTGCGTTGCAGGAAGATGTCGATGCAATCGGTGTCAGCATTTTAAGCGGTGCTCACATGACTATTTTCCCACGCATCAAAAAACTTTTTATGGAAAAGTCGGTGGAGAATGTGTTAATTTTTGGAGGTGGAATTATTCCCGAACAAGACATACAAGAATTGAACAAAATAGGTGTGGGTAAGTTATTTACTCCGGGTGCATCGACTGTCGAGATTGTAAACTATGTTCGTGAATGGGTCTTGAAAAATAGGGAGTAG